One region of Amphiprion ocellaris isolate individual 3 ecotype Okinawa chromosome 9, ASM2253959v1, whole genome shotgun sequence genomic DNA includes:
- the cldn12 gene encoding claudin-12, with protein MSCRDIHATNAFSFIIAFVSVGGIAVAAVIPQWRVTRLVTFNRNAKNISVYDGLWAKCVKQDGYSGCYYYDSEWYSKVDQLDLRLLQFCLPIGIMFGSFALLLCMAGMCKTCCCSDKPEPDIKTIRFLVNSAGCHLVAGMFLFLGGAIPLAPSVWFLFRTKEMNIKYDNIFSDGFAVYVSIGCSGGLMLAALLMFMWYCMCKKLPSPFWLPLPSMSNSLSAQPLTANGFPPSPVYGPQPFPPTVIDTQPFVPSQGYAQSVVAPAATQVYMSQLSAPDGYGSEVGGTQAYSYAPSQSYAPSQSYAPSQSYAPSQSYAPSQGYASSYAGHRYSTRSRMSAIEIDIPVLTQAQ; from the exons ATGTCGTGCCGGGACATCCACGCCACCAACGCTTTCTCCTTCATCATCGCCTTTGTGTCTGTGGGTGGGATCGCTGTGGCGGCGGTAATCCCACAGTGGCGTGTAACCAGACTCGTCACCTTCAATCGCAACGCCAAGAATATCAGCGTGTATGATGGGCTGTGGGCTAAATGTGTGAAGCAGGATGGCTACTCAGGATGTTACTACTATGATTCAGAG TGGTATTCTAAGGTGGACCAGCTGGACCTGCGGCTGCTGCAGTTCTGCCTCCCTATCGGCATCATGTTCGGATCTTTCGCCCTGCTGCTGTGCATGGCTGGGATGTGTAagacctgctgctgctcagacaaACCCGAACCGGACATCAAAACCATCCGCTTCCTGGTGAACAGTGCCGGATGTCACCTGGTGGCCGGGATGTTCCTGTTCCTGGGCGGAGCGATTCCCTTGGCGCCCTCAGTGTGGTTCCTGTTCCGCACTAAGGAGATGAACATCAAGTACGACAACATTTTCTCCGACGGCTTCGCTGTTTACGTGTCCATCGGCTGCTCTGGAGGCCTGATGCTAGCAGCGCTGCTAATGTTCATGTGGTACTGCATGTGTAAGAAGCTGCCGTCGCCTTTCTGGTTGCCTCTACCATCCATGTCCAACTCTCTGTCTGCGCAGCCGCTAACCGCTAATGGATTCCCTCCTTCGCCGGTTTATGGACCGCAGCCGTTTCCTCCCACGGTGATCGACACTCAGCCTTTTGTTCCGTCGCAGGGCTACGCTCAGAGCGTGGTCGCCCCGGCTGCTACACAGGTCTACATGTCTCAGCTTTCTGCTCCGGATGGGTATGGATCAGAGGTCGGAGGGACTCAGGCCTACAGCTACGCCCCCTCTCAGAGTTACGCTCCCTCTCAAAGCTACGCTCCATCCCAGAGTTACGCTCCATCCCAGAGTTACGCTCCCTCTCAGGGCTACGCCTCCAGCTACGCCGGCCACCGCTACTCCACCCGCTCCCGCATGTCGGCCATAGAGATCGACATTCCCGTGCTGACACAGGCCCAGTGA